The window GTTGTGACTCGGGCGGCAGGTGGCGAGTCGATCCACCCAATGATCCCGCCGCATAAAGTGCATTTGGAACGGTTTCTGGAATCCGCACTATCCCCCCCCAGCTGTCGGAGGTACAATATCCGCACCCGCAAAAACGGAACCTCTATTTGTAAGCACGGAACCACGTATGCAAGCCGTCCTGCTGACCCGCGATGATTTCCTTACTGATCGTCAGGGCAGGACGTTTGCCGATGTGCTGAATGATCCTGACCAGCCCTTTGACGAGGTCCTCGAGTTCTTCGGCGATGAGTCGCGGCAGCGGCGTATGGAAGACGCCGAGGTCCACCACGATCGCGCGCCACTAGCCGGAGTGGTGCGGGAGCTTGAGGCCGCGCCTGCAGTAGATTGCTACCTGGCCGGGTTCCACCCCGCAAAGACCAAACGACTGCGTCAGGCGATCGGAGTGGTGGTGCGGATCATTATGGAACGCCGCGGTTGGAAGAAGACGGGCCGCAAGGGCTCGCTCGGTGTCCGCGCCGCTGCCGCCGACGGTACCCCTTCGCACAACACAGGCGGGTTGGCGATGTGGTTTGTGCGTGCGGAGCGCTACGAGCTTCCGGAGGGGATGCCTTTTCTATCGGTGTCGCAACGCTGCCAGCAACTGACAGATTCCGCAGCGTCCCAGCAAAACAACAATCGCTAGCAGAGAATCGAGCACTCCCCCACGAACATCTTCTCTGATGTGTGCCTGAAGAACGAAGGCTACGCTTGTCGGGTGTTTGTCGATAGTTCTGAGAATGCCTCCTGGCTTCTTGACAAACTGAGCGGCCTGTTTGTCTTCAAGACGAGCGAGCCGATGCATGAAGCGCGAACACACGAGTGGTGCAGTTTCCGTGTGCCGTACGGGCCAACGCTTTCGCACCGCGTGCTTTCACACCTCTTGTCATCAATCCCTGGCGTGCGCATGGGGGTAGACATCGAACGGGACGAAAACGATTGATCGGTCCCTAGAGCAGCGGGGCGATTGGTGTTGCCGCGGCTTGTGAAAGATCAACGGCCGCTTCCCCGCATTGCTGCCGCTTCTCTGTTGCTACCGAAGCGTGCGAAGAGACCCCCTGTCCCGCGGGGGCAAGTTTATCAGCGGGCGGCGTGGATTGCTGGCGCGCGTTCCTTCACCCGTCCGATCGGCGCGCTAGAACCTCATTGAACAGGCTGTTAAGAAATGCAATTGACCCCGCACCCCCAGCACACCGCACAGACCGGCCAGACTGCTCGATACGTCCTGCTTGCGGCCGACACGCCAATCGGGCCGGCATGTAACGCGGCGAACGGGGGCGAGTCCTACTCGGCGGTCTACGGGTTTAGTGATCGCAGCGCTTACGAGAAGTTCTGCAGCACCAGTCCTGATCCGCTCCGCCCCTACCCGCTAGTCGGCGGCCTTCTCAAGAATCACCCGACCGGAACGGACGGGAGCGTCAGGCTCGTGGTACTCGACGCGCCGGGGGTCCAGGCGGACTGCCTGCACGCGGCCACGGTGGACGAGGTCAGCACGGCCCAGCTCAAGCGATCGCCACAGGTCCGAGCGACCTACGTGTTGGACCGCAACGACGCGACAGGCGTCTACACGCCCGGCCCCTCGCCCGAGTAAGGCCGCAGAGTACGTGGGGTAGGCCGGCTGTCACCGGTGGTGGTTCAATCGCGAAGGAACAACAATGACCGTGCTGAAAGGAATCCCGATCTCACCAGGCTTGGCGAGAGGAACCGCCATCGTTTACGACTTCGATGTTGGTCGGCACCTGACGGTTTCGCAACGCGATGTCTCGACCACGGAGGTCAAGTCGGAATGGGAACGGCTGGACGAAGCGCTCGCCAAATCCAGTCACGATCTGTCGCTCGTCGCGACATCGGTCACCGCCGGATCGCCCCGGAGCGCTTCGCTAGCAATCCTTGCCGCCCACGCGGCGATGACCGCGGAGATCGCTTCGCTGGTAAAGCAACACATCGAGAGCGAACTCGTTAACGTCGAACAGGCGCTCGCGTCGGTCGTCGGTGATTGGGTGGAACGGCTCACTCGGCTTGACAGCGAGTACCTCAGGCAGCGCGAGCAGGATATACGCGACGTCGGGAGGCGAATGTCTCGCTACTTGGCGGGCTCGCTCGCCTGGAACAAGGGGCCGCTCCCATTGGGCTCGATCGTCGTGGCCCGAGAGCTTTTGCCCTCGGAGGCAATCGAGCTAGCCAACTGTGGGGTGGTCGGTATTGTCACGGAACGGGGCGGTCACTACAGCCACACGGCCATCATCGCCCGCTCGCTGGGCATTCCCGCCGTGTCGCGGGTGCTGCACGCGACGTCGCTGATCCACCCGGGGATGAGTCTGCTTCTCGACGGTGACGAAGGGGTGGTGACGGAGTCGCCGTCGAAGGCGCAGGGGGTCGACTTCGCCGAACGGCAGCGCCGCCGAGAATTAGAGGTCGCCAACCTGTGGGACGACGCCGGCGAGCCGAGCGTCACAACCGACGGGGTCGAGATCACGCTTGTCGGGAACGTAGGCCGCCCGGAGGAAATCGCGTCCGTGCTGAAGAGCAAGCTGAGCGGCGTTGGGTTGTTCCGCACCGAGTTCCTGTTCTTGGAAGCCGCTGAGCGACCATCGACCGACACCCAGGCCGAAGTCTACGGCGGCATGGCGTCGTGCCTCGGCGGCCTGCCAATGGTGGTCCGGACGTTCGACCTAGGCGGAGACAAGCAGCCGCCGTTCCTGTTCACCGAGGGGAGTGAGCAGGACGCAAACCTGTTCGTGCGGGGGCTGCGGTTCTCGCTCGCGGAAGGGCGCCTGTTCGAGTCCCAGATCCGCGCGATCCTGAAAGTCACGCGGACGGCGGACCTACGCATCTTGCTGCCGATGGTGGTCGGGTTGGACGGCTTCGCCCGCGCGGTGGCGGTCATCGAACGCATCGCCGTGGAGTGTGGGCTGCCCCGGACGCCACCGATCGGGGCGATGATCGAAACGCCCGCATCACTCTACGCACTGGATCAGATCCTCGACCTGGCGGACTTCGTGGCGATTGGCACGAACGATCTGACCCAGTACATGCTCGCCACCGAACGGGGCCTGGCGGACAAGAGCGAGGACTGCTCGGCGATGCACCCCGCGGTACTCCAGGCAATCCGTCAAATCGTCGCGGCGGGCGTCAGGCTGCAGTGCCCGGTGAGCGTCTGTGGCGAGGAAGCGGGGAACCCCGATTTTGCATGCCTGCTTGTCGGCCTCGGGATACGCGAGCTTAGCCTCAGCCCATCGCAGGCTGGGGTGGTGCGGCAAGCGATTCGCGCGATCGACTCGAAGTCCGCACAGGCGATCGCGGAACAGGCGATCGCCTGCGGCAACACCTCCGACGTGCGGGCGCTGGTAGCCCGGTGGCGTTCGGGAGCCACGGAGTCGCCGGACGGCGCCGCTGGTTCTCCCGCGGTCGTCGTCGCAGACCACTGACGCAAAAGGCGCTTAGCGACTCGAGACGACTCGGAATCTTTCACCAGGGCAGACCTTTCACAACAGGATCGACGCTGACCCCCGCCTGGGACCGCAGCGCAAGCCATGAGCGAGAAGAAACCGCTGCCGCTAGACATAAGTGTAAAGCCAAAACCTAGTGTGTGTCCCGTGTGCGGGCATTCGTCCTACTCACGGGCCGGCATCCACCCGCAGTGCGTCGGCGTGCAGGTGGACAAGAAGCACCGCACCCAGCAGGCGCTGGAAGCAAAGGCGGCCGTCAATCAGGACGATGGGGACGCGCCGAGCACGCCGTCACCTTCATCGCCCACGGCAGAGTCGAACTGAGACGCGGGCGTCTCGGTGGCGGAAATAGCAGCAGCAGTATCAGGAGCCTCAAATTGGCTAATCCAGAAGTCCGGAAGATCGCTTTCGTCGGCGACTACTTCCCTCGCAAGTGTGGCATCGCCACCTTTACCCACGACCTGCGGAAAGCGGTGACCGAACTGGGGGCGGAGTGCCCGGTCGTTCCCGTGGACGACATCGAGGGCGGCTACGATTACCCCCCGGAGGTAAGGTTTCAGATCGCAGAGCAGGACCGCGAGTGCTACAGCCGCGCGGCCGACTACCTGAACCACAGCAACGTGGACGTGGTGTCGCTCCAGCATGAGTTCGGCATTTATGGCGGACCGGGCGGAGCGCACATCATCACCTTCATGCGCAGCTTGCGGTTGCCGGTAGTGACGACCCTGCACACCGTGCTCCCCGAGCCCAACGATACGCAGCGTCGGGTCATGGGGCAGCTGCTGGACCTCTCGACCCGGTTGGTGGTGATGACCGAACGAAGCCGGTCCACCCTGATCACCGTGTACAAGGTCAGCGAATCCAAGATTGATCTGATTGCCCACGGCATCCCGGACCGGCCGTTCGCGGACCCCAACTTCTTTAAGGATCAGTTCGGCGTCGAAGGCAGGCACGTCGGGCTGACCTTCGGGCTGCTCTCCCCCAACAAGGGGATCGAGAACGTGCTGAAGGCGCTCCCCGCCGTGATCCGGGTGGAGCCGAACTTCGTGTACCTGGTGCTTGGGGCGACGCACCCGAGCCTGCTGCGCGCCGAAGGAGAGAAGTACAGGATCGGCCTTGAACGCATGGCCAAGGAGTTGGGCGTGCAGAAGAATGTCGTGTTCTACAACCGGTTTGTCGACCTGGCCGAGCTGACGGACTTCATCGGCGCGTCGGACCTGTACATCACGCCCTACCTGAACGCCGCGCAGGCAGTGTCTGGCACGCTCGCCTATTCCTTTGGGTGCGGGCAGGCGGTGATCTCAACGCCCTACTGGCACGCGGAAGAGCTGCTCGCAGACGGCCGGGGAGTGCTGGTGCCCTTCGACGACCCCGATGCGATCGGTCGAGAAATCCTCGCGCTGCTAGGCGACGAGAAGCGGCGGCACGCGATGCGGAAACGAGCCTACCTGCTGGGGCGTGAGATGGTCTGGAGCCACGTGGCCGGGCAGTACTTGGCGTCGTTTGAGCAGGCGCGTCTGAGCCGGCGTCAGTCGGCCAAGCCGCTCGCCATCCGTACGCTTGAGGAGCAGCCGCTCGCCCTGCCGAGAATGAACCTTGAGCACGTGCTGCGGATGACCGACTCAACGGGCATCTTCCAGCACGCGACTTTCTCGCTCCCGAACTTTGAGGAGGGGTACTGCACCGACGACAACGCCCGCGCGCTGCTGCTGATGGTGTTGCTGGAGGATCTTGGGAGGAACTCCCCCGAGGTGCAGCAGGTCGCGTCGAGCGCGGCGGCGTTCCTGAACTACGCGTTCAGTCGCGAGACCGGGCGGTTCAAGAACTTCATGAGCTTTGATCGACGCTGGCTGGAGCGCGATGGTTCCGACGACTCGCAGGGGCGCTCGGTCTGGGCTTTGGGGGCCTGCGTGGGGAGGTCCCGCAGCCAGAGCCTGCAGTCGTGGGCGGTCCAGCTCTTCCACCAGGCGCTGCCCGCCTGCGCCGAGACAACCTCGCCGCGGACCTGGGCGTTGGCGCTGATCGGCATCCACGAGTACTTGCGCCGGTTCAGCGGCGACCGCCTGGTGGATCAGATGCGGGACACGCTGACCACCAAGCTGGTGGACCTCTACCGCCGGACGGCCACCGACGAATGGCCCTGGTTCGAGGACGTGGCGTCCTACGCCAACGCCAAACTGCCGCACGCGCTGATCCTCAGCGGCCGCTGGGCCGGCAACCAAGAGGCGCTCGATATCGGCCTCCGGTCACTCCGCTGGCTAGCGGCCAAGCAGCTTTCGCCAGAGGGGCGTTTCCGCCCCATCGGCTGTAACGGGTTCTGCCGACAAGGGCAGCCGGTCGCGGAGTTCGACCAGCAGCCCATCGAGGCGCACGCCATGGTCTCGGCCGCTATCGAGGCCCATTCCGCCGATGACGACCCGTTCTGGATGGAGCAAGCCCACCTGGCGTTTGACTGGTTCCTCGGACGCAACGACCACGGGCTGCCCCTCTACAACCCGAGCACCGGCGGCTGTCACGACGGGCTACAGGAGAATTCCGTCAACGAGAATCAGGGCGCCGAGTCGACGCTGGCGTTCTTGCTTTCGCTGGCCGAGCTCGAGCAGTTGGCAAACTCTCTGGCAATCGGCAGCCCCATCGCCGACGGACCGCCTGGCGGCCTCTCCGGCGCCCTAATGGATTCGAGGCTCGTGCATGCTAGCTAAACGCACCGGGATCATCCTCAAGCCCGACAGCAGGCGGGTTGTCCTCCGTCCGTTCATCCCGTCCGCGGCGGAGCGGCGGTTGAAGATTGTCGCCAGGGTGTCGGCGCTGCCGGACGCGGTGGTCGATGACCTCATCGGCCAAGTGCTGCAAGACTTCCATGGGCGCCATCAACGCCCCGGCGAGTTCTTTGGAGATCGGTTCCAGGACGTCCGTGAGCACGTGCTCACGGACGCGTCACTCAGCGAGAACCGGAAGCTGCTTATCGGCGCGTACTTCACGCAGGAGTACGCCCTGGAGTCTGCCGCCCTGTTTAATCCGTCGATGGTGTGGCACCCGGATCAGTCGAACGTGCCGAACGGGTCGAAGCGGTTCCTGCTCAGCCTCCGTGCGATTGGCGAAGGCCACTTGTCGTCGATCACGTTCCGATCAGGGACCGTCGACGCCGCCAACAAGATCGTCGTGGACGAGCCGACCCGCTTCGCCACCGCGCCTAGGGTTGCGCCCGACGCCGAGTACGACAAGGCGTTGTTCACGCGGAAGCTCGCAGAGA is drawn from Posidoniimonas polymericola and contains these coding sequences:
- the ptsP gene encoding phosphoenolpyruvate--protein phosphotransferase; protein product: MTVLKGIPISPGLARGTAIVYDFDVGRHLTVSQRDVSTTEVKSEWERLDEALAKSSHDLSLVATSVTAGSPRSASLAILAAHAAMTAEIASLVKQHIESELVNVEQALASVVGDWVERLTRLDSEYLRQREQDIRDVGRRMSRYLAGSLAWNKGPLPLGSIVVARELLPSEAIELANCGVVGIVTERGGHYSHTAIIARSLGIPAVSRVLHATSLIHPGMSLLLDGDEGVVTESPSKAQGVDFAERQRRRELEVANLWDDAGEPSVTTDGVEITLVGNVGRPEEIASVLKSKLSGVGLFRTEFLFLEAAERPSTDTQAEVYGGMASCLGGLPMVVRTFDLGGDKQPPFLFTEGSEQDANLFVRGLRFSLAEGRLFESQIRAILKVTRTADLRILLPMVVGLDGFARAVAVIERIAVECGLPRTPPIGAMIETPASLYALDQILDLADFVAIGTNDLTQYMLATERGLADKSEDCSAMHPAVLQAIRQIVAAGVRLQCPVSVCGEEAGNPDFACLLVGLGIRELSLSPSQAGVVRQAIRAIDSKSAQAIAEQAIACGNTSDVRALVARWRSGATESPDGAAGSPAVVVADH
- a CDS encoding glycosyltransferase family 4 protein yields the protein MANPEVRKIAFVGDYFPRKCGIATFTHDLRKAVTELGAECPVVPVDDIEGGYDYPPEVRFQIAEQDRECYSRAADYLNHSNVDVVSLQHEFGIYGGPGGAHIITFMRSLRLPVVTTLHTVLPEPNDTQRRVMGQLLDLSTRLVVMTERSRSTLITVYKVSESKIDLIAHGIPDRPFADPNFFKDQFGVEGRHVGLTFGLLSPNKGIENVLKALPAVIRVEPNFVYLVLGATHPSLLRAEGEKYRIGLERMAKELGVQKNVVFYNRFVDLAELTDFIGASDLYITPYLNAAQAVSGTLAYSFGCGQAVISTPYWHAEELLADGRGVLVPFDDPDAIGREILALLGDEKRRHAMRKRAYLLGREMVWSHVAGQYLASFEQARLSRRQSAKPLAIRTLEEQPLALPRMNLEHVLRMTDSTGIFQHATFSLPNFEEGYCTDDNARALLLMVLLEDLGRNSPEVQQVASSAAAFLNYAFSRETGRFKNFMSFDRRWLERDGSDDSQGRSVWALGACVGRSRSQSLQSWAVQLFHQALPACAETTSPRTWALALIGIHEYLRRFSGDRLVDQMRDTLTTKLVDLYRRTATDEWPWFEDVASYANAKLPHALILSGRWAGNQEALDIGLRSLRWLAAKQLSPEGRFRPIGCNGFCRQGQPVAEFDQQPIEAHAMVSAAIEAHSADDDPFWMEQAHLAFDWFLGRNDHGLPLYNPSTGGCHDGLQENSVNENQGAESTLAFLLSLAELEQLANSLAIGSPIADGPPGGLSGALMDSRLVHAS